In Gossypium arboreum isolate Shixiya-1 chromosome 3, ASM2569848v2, whole genome shotgun sequence, the sequence aaattataaattaaatcttaacttaattaatataattattattactcAATAAAACGACTAATTTTCTATTTAATCTTAATTATAgggattattttatattttttaaataaataagacTAAACACAATTCAACTCTTATTATAATAATCTTTATAATACTTTTACCCATCAAAACATCTACATTTTAAGTGTTGGTTCTGGGGGGGTCAAGTATCGGTACAAGCCCATAGATGACAATTTTGAATCTGTATTTTTTTAGAAATGGCTAACCAATGCTTGAAATATGGTTGCATATTGCTCTTGTTTTAAAAAGTTCTTTCAATTTGATTGGGCTTCGTTATGCAAGCCTATGCTTATGGCTCAGTTGGGCCTTATTGTCTAATTCTTCAATGTCAACTATTAAGGTTGCATTAAAGTCCAACAATGTTATTatgttttggtcactcaattttaaaatattacaaaataattattaaactattcaaaagtttttatttaagtcattggacTGTTAAAACCGTGGTTGTATGGGCTTCTCTATTCGCATTTTTTGTACCAATCAAAAGCTCTCATTTCTCTTCTCTTTtatagtttagttttttttttcttcataaaATAACTTGAACATCACGAATCTGTGAACCAAAATCCAAACAATTTTCTTCTTCGATCTCTAATATTGATCATCAGGTTGGCTtggatttaaaatatattattctaCTTGTCAATAGGTATTGATCCGCCATACTAATTGTTGAATCGTCGCTTATAGTTTACTAGCCAgacttttagaaaaaaaatttaaccgTTTGAAATTGAGTGACTgaaatgtaaacttactaataattactgccacgcaaaaaaaaaaaaaacctgaatttattattttattgctgATACGTACACAAACAGGGAGGCTAATTGAACTCGTTTATTCCATTTATGGCGTGGTTCTAAATCACTGAGCCAACTCGGACATGGTGTTATATATTAACATTCATATATCTCATACAATAACATTACAAATAACATCACATGAAATATGATATCTACTGAATTTTTCTCCATATATTCAAGCAGGCAAAGCCACCCATACAAGATTATCCGGTGGGAAAACATGGCACACAGGGGAAGAGCCGGGCTTGATTTTCAGCAGTTGGAACGACACATGATCGACGTCCCATCGAGACGTATCCATATGACAAGCAGCCAGAGCTCGAACCCGATCACCATTCTCGGCACCAAGCAAAACCTTAAACAACCTGGTTTCACTCTTTGGTGTATTGTGACAATAAAACACTGCATAAGGATATGGCAAAGTGTGACATGCAACCATTTTTGTAGACCAAATCCGTTCAGGCACGGCCAAGATCGTATAGTTTCGGAAAGGAACCGTCGGGTTTCCAACAAAAGTCGTGGTGAAAACTTGAAGTTGAGCTTTCTTGCCGAGCAAGGAACTGGCGTAATCGAGCATCGATTCGAGAGAAGTAGCGCAAAACCGTAACTCGTCTTCGAGGGGTTCGAGTTCGCATTGTTTGATCGTGTATTCGATAGCTTTGGCTTGATCCGAGTCTTTTGAGAATCGGAAAAAATCAATGATTTGTGCGATTTTTGCCGATGAAAAAGGGATTGAGTTAGCTTCTTCTCTAGAAAGTAAATGAGGTGAAGTTGAAGGGTCTTTGTTGGTGAGATAAATAGCCATTGTTTTACCAACTTTAAGATCTTCCATCTTGAAGAAAATTTTACCCGAAGGATCTATACGGTCGCCATCGATGGAACTTGCAGCCTGTCGCAAATAATTCAAGCCGATCGAACCTTCTTCCACATGATGTCTTCGAACATTTCTGCCTTGTCCTAACTGCAATAAAAAATGTTTCAAAGTTTAAACTCGAAACTAAAACAAAcacgaaaatatatatatatatatatattgttgagTACCATGAAAGCAAGGAGAAGAACAGAAAGGAAGATACAACAAGAAGCAAAACCAGAACCCATGTTTCAGCTTTTGGAACTCAGCTTTGTTTTGGGGTTTACTGACAAACGAccaatattatattttcaattgaaATAATGTACTTTTTAACCAATAAAATATGTGCACCACCATATAGATATCAAGTTTAGAGAAAAATAATCGTCAGATTTTGGTCAAAAATATTATGTCATTCGGCATATTGTCTGGTTTGTTGGCTTTTATGTCTACACCAAATACACCATTTGATTCGAAAAAATCACTAGCTTTCACCGAGTAAAACTGATGATAAAAACCAGGGGCTATAGCTAAAAAACAGAAAAGATGATGTTTAGGGTGCGGTGATGGTGGTGGGTTTAGAAAATAGAAATTATGTAGAGGGTTGACTATACCAATGGAGAATCCTCCCACGAaatcgaaattaaattataattttattatttaaatatttatatttttataaattttaaaaaattaaattaaaattttatatttttaatagagtcaaaaatataattttatttttattaatttaaattttcattttaaataatcTAAATAAAGATATTTTCATTTTAGAGAACGTACACTACAAGCGAGTATCCAAGTGCAGAGAACGTACTCAAAATGAAAATATATGCATGTTTCCACGAGATTACAATATCCATATACCActtaaatgttgttaaattttcTTCACTGTAATGATTAAAGTAAAGCATCATCAAAAGCTGGTCATATGCTGTTTGAAATAGTGCAGGTGAaattcaaaaatcttttaacgGGTCCGAAAAATATAATGTTATCatctattaatttataattttattatttttaaagaaattaaatagttttttatattttaagagttaaaatataatttctctatatattaacttttaatttattatttaagagAGACTTTAATtgcaatttttttcattttaagggaGGCCCTTCTCTGCTCCTTAAATTCATCATTGTCGAGGTAATGTCAGCTATCTTCAAATATTTTTTGATtaccaaaatgtaattttattatatgttaaattttaatttaatcaattaagaGAAGATTtaattacaatttttttaaagGGTCAACACTCTTGCTTACCCTTTAAATATGTCATCACTATCAAGGTAACATATGTAAGCTATCATGAAATATCCAATTAATAGACTATAAAATTTGaggatcaaaatataattttaccatatgAGATTTTAATTGTAAATTTTTTCTATTTTGAGGATGACCGATACCCTTGCCTACCCttatactttttatttaaaaaaaaaaaccttcacaTCAGATTACAAATGTTGAAATTTAAATCCGAACAAAATCTTTCACAGTTTTTACACATTACATAATATATTATCATCCACATAACATGGAAAATAGACCCTTatacctttttttcttttcctaaAGTTGACAAATGTGAATGATTGACCTTTCTTTTTAGACTCTATGAAAGTGATCTTATCACTCCCTTGACAAAAAGCAGCCAATGAAACATTGACTAATGGGATTAAGTGATAAAAAATTGAAACTTTATGAAATTAAACAGGAGGGGGGGGGGGTGTCATGATTCATGGACTATTAATTTTCTTCATTAAAGGTCCTCATAATGCTTTTAAAAAACCTTTTGCTGTAATTACttagccttttttttttccttgttaGTGAAGCAAACCAAATGAAGAAAATTATTGTTACACTGTTGGGAttaagagttaaaagaattggtAAAAACACCTCTTCAGTCCTTGATTTTGATATTGAAATAAATTGGTCACTTTAAAAGAATTGAAGAAATTTGATCGTTGTCAAATTCGAAAGTGAGTAACTAATAAAGACAATTAatcataatattattaatatttttgctaatcatatatatgtatatataaaattttgagggctgaatttattattataccaattaaaattatGCACAATTAGTAAAAATAACATTAACAATGTGGTTAATTATCTTAATTATTCATTTTGAAATTGATAGAGAAGAGTTACCAATTCACTTAATATCGAAATTGAAAGGGATTAGAAAGAATTTCTCACGTAAAGAATTCTATCAATAAAGCAAAATaaggagaaaaaaaatgaaatttcaaAAGAGTGCAACCAAAGCTTACATGTTTGATATGCAAATGAAAGTTGACTTTGGCACATATGGCCAAGACAGTGATCATGTGCCCAGCAAATCATAGCATAAGAGCcataataaaaatgtaaaaaaaaaaaggaaaattagaCCAAAACCATatgatgaaaataaataaaaataaagatgctGTGCATGAACCAAATGGGAACCAAGAAAAATACAACCAGACAAGCTCTTTTGATAAGCACCAAATAGACAATTGTGCATGAAGTTGACTTTAGAGCCAACTTAGAGTTGTCACGGGGTCTCAAACTCTATCTAGAATTCGGGATCGAGATTTAATCATATATAAtgatatattttgatatttttacaagaattaaattaaaattttattaattttaaaggatgaaactataatttttcattttaccttGGTCAGCTGATAATCAACAATAGGATCATGCAAAAGTATATgagaatatatatatctatatatagagagagacaTATGCATGATTAAAATAAGAACAAATCACTAATAAAGATGTACAAATCTTTGAATTAAAACACTTTTTTTTGTACAAATCTTTGAAttaaaacacttttttttttttatgttgtatCTTACCAAACTACTGTTAATAAATACAGGGTAGGCTATGTTTCACATGTTGATAGGGCATTAAATGAGTAAAGGTAATGTTTTCAATTAAGTCCTTCTAATCAAATATTTGTCTTATAATGAGAGGTCAACTTTCAAcagaaatttatttttaaaagctTATAAGTATTTTCATGGTAGGTGAGCATTACTTTGCATTGCATCATTGCTGACCGGAAAATTTTATATCTATGGTAAAATTTTCATAAAGGCCCCTGTATTAGGTGTCAAATTACATTTTACCTCCGTTAttcaaaaaatgagaaaattagctTCTATACATTAGACCAAAGAACAAATTGGGTCAATTCTATTAAAAACTGGCCTGgctaataaaataacaaaacaatACCTTATACTGACGTATATTGAccagtttttaacaataaaaattgataaaatttttactAAATGACCAATTTATTCTTTATCTAATGTATAGGGACTAATTCGACTATTTTTTTAGTCGAGAGGACAAAATGCAATCCAACTCTTAATACAAAGGCCTCTATTGTAGTTTtaccataaatatatatatgtgtgttaaaATTGATCTCCATGTTTTTGCAGCTAAGTATGTTGGTTTTGAGAGTCAACTTAAGAACTCAATGGTCCTGAATTTGTTCACCATTTAAGATTAAATGATAGGAAAATGACTGAAGGCTGTGCATGAAAAGGACCTTACATCAACTGTTGATAATAAAAAAAACCCAACCATGTTTGCTGAGGCATCAGCCATTAGATGTTGCTGGaatgattaattaatttatttttcttttaagacAAATGCCCATTTGGTTAAGTCAACCAAACACTAAAAAGGGACTTTTGCTGCTTACTTAAATTAGTGTTTGGTACATCATCACTACCTCTAAATTGTATAGCATGATAGTGATAATGTTCCACTTACAGACCCCATTTCTAAACTCTATCCATTTGCCATAAAGTGAGTATTATTACAACCTTGTTTGCTGTTGGGAGCATATATTCTGTACAGATTTGCAGATATTACTTAATTTAATCAAGTACAACTGGTGACAAATGAGATTCCAGTTCTAGATATAGAGTTTTAAAAACAAGAAAAATCTGATAGGATTTGAggggaaaaaagaagaagaagaagagatttTGAAACTTTGGATATCTTATCAGCTTTGTCTTTGTTTTTGGACCTCTAAAAAAGGTTAGTGCTTTTAGGTTTCATTAGTTCCTCTCCCACCATATATACAAATTTCAACTATGCTTCCCATTAAAACGTGTTGAACATTGTCTACCACTGAAAGTGACAGAAATTGGTAAAAAGAATA encodes:
- the LOC108475654 gene encoding BURP domain-containing protein BNM2A-like, whose protein sequence is MGSGFASCCIFLSVLLLAFMLGQGRNVRRHHVEEGSIGLNYLRQAASSIDGDRIDPSGKIFFKMEDLKVGKTMAIYLTNKDPSTSPHLLSREEANSIPFSSAKIAQIIDFFRFSKDSDQAKAIEYTIKQCELEPLEDELRFCATSLESMLDYASSLLGKKAQLQVFTTTFVGNPTVPFRNYTILAVPERIWSTKMVACHTLPYPYAVFYCHNTPKSETRLFKVLLGAENGDRVRALAACHMDTSRWDVDHVSFQLLKIKPGSSPVCHVFPPDNLVWVALPA